A region of Papilio machaon chromosome 22, ilPapMach1.1, whole genome shotgun sequence DNA encodes the following proteins:
- the LOC106713879 gene encoding endoplasmic reticulum-Golgi intermediate compartment protein 2, with product MIRYRGKKKVLDKVKELDAFPKVPEEYVDSTSVSVTFSVITFFIVAWLIYSEVTYYLDSNLVFKFMPDIDMDEKLHINIDITVAMPCSNLGADILDSTSQSVFGFGELQEEDTWFELTQEQQDAFDAVKYLNSYLREEYHSIWQLLWKKGHGSVRATIPPRKSRPNRRPDACRLHGVLTLNKVAGNFHITAGKSLHLPRGHIHLNMLFDDTPQNFSHRLSFGNPANGIIYPLEGDEKITNDENMLYQYFVEVVPTDVEITLDSIKTFQYSVKELERPVSHSKGSHGVPGIFLKYDMAALKIKVYQERENPLKFILRLYSVIGGIYVLGSFINSVVSTIRTAFVKPNAVVRNEHFEMKKYQNPLLVPTDLEVPVDLIKQ from the coding sequence ATGATAAGGTACCGAGgaaaaaagaaagttttaGATAAAGTAAAGGAACTAGACGCATTTCCAAAAGTTCCCGAGGAATATGTAGACAGTACGTCGGTTAGCGTAACTTTCTCTGttatcactttttttattgttgcttGGTTAATTTATAGCGAAGTTACGTATTACCTAGACAGTAatttagtgtttaaatttatgcCGGACATTGATATGGATgaaaaattacacattaatattgatattacaGTTGCAATGCCCTGTTCTAACTTAGGGGCGGATATTTTGGACTCCACGTCACAAAGTGTTTTCGGTTTTGGTGAGTTACAAGAAGAAGATACGTGGTTTGAATTAACACAAGAACAGCAGGACGCTTTCGACGCTGTTAAGTATCTGAATTCTTATTTGCGCGAGGAATATCATTCAATTTGGCAGTTGCTTTGGAAAAAAGGGCACGGGTCTGTAAGAGCCACAATACCGCCAAGAAAGTCACGTCCGAATCGACGACCTGACGCGTGTAGACTCCATGgagttttaacattaaataaagttgCCGGAAACTTTCATATAACAGCAGGAAAGAGCTTACATTTACCGAGAGGACATATACATTTGAATATGCTATTTGATGACACGCCACAGAATTTTAGTCACAGATTAAGTTTTGGAAATCCAGCTAATGGTATAATTTATCCATTAGAAGGTGATGAAAAGATTACAAATGATGAAAACATGCTCTATCAGTATTTTGTAGAAGTTGTACCAACTGATGTGGAAATCACGTTGGAttctataaaaacatttcaatactCTGTTAAAGAACTAGAAAGACCAGTGAGCCATAGTAAAGGCTCTCATGGTGTTCCTGGCATTTTCCTCAAATACGATATGGCTGCGTTAAAAATCAAAGTGTATCAAGAAAGAGAGAATCCTTTAAAGTTTATTCTCCGACTTTATTCTGTAATTGGTGGTATTTATGTATTAGGTAGTTTTATTAACTCAGTTGTCTCTACAATAAGGACAGCTTTTGTTAAACCAAATGCAGTGGTAAGAAATGAACATTTTGAAATgaagaaatatcaaaatcctTTACTAGTGCCTACAGATCTAGAAGTACCAgtagatttaataaaacaatga
- the LOC106713881 gene encoding uncharacterized protein LOC106713881 isoform X1 — protein MQSDGEETLLHSCFGSLKTAVMGCCYSICHKETDPEENVVNERTHLLEVAEQQQESPSPVACAATPPRKPDEQSALNRILHETATNVIDVGALGPYALEASAYNERVRTYTARAAAAPPPPPRAPRLLADLPPALRTAALSSPPPHTLDRDLITNAVKKAAAAISELRVEHHEDLVVPFRVP, from the exons atgcaGTCCGACGGAGAGGAAACTTTACTGCATTCATGCTTCGGCTCACTAAAGACCGCAGTCATGGGTTGCTGTTATAGTATTTGCCACAAGGAAACAGATCCGGAG GAGAACGTAGTGAACGAGCGGACGCATCTCCTCGAGGTGGCGGAGCAGCAGCAAGAGAGCCCTTCGCCCGTCGCATGCGCTGCCACCCCGCCGCGCAAGCCCGACGAGCAGAGCGCGCTCAACAGGATCCTGCATGAGACTGCCAC TAATGTGATAGATGTGGGTGCGTTAGGGCCGTACGCGCTGGAGGCGAGCGCGTACAACGAGCGCGTGCGCACATACACCGCGCGCGCGGCCGCCGCCCCGCCGCCTCCGCCGCGTGCGCCGCGCCTGCTGGCAGACCTGCCGCCCGCACTGCGCACCGCCGCGCTCTCCTCCCCGCCACCGCACACACTGGACAGGGACCTG ATAACGAATGCAGTAAAGAAAGCAGCGGCCGCTATATCTGAGTTGAGAGTGGAACATCACGAGGATCTGGTGGTGCCCTTCAGGGTGCCCTAG
- the LOC106713881 gene encoding uncharacterized protein LOC106713881 isoform X2, with protein MENVVNERTHLLEVAEQQQESPSPVACAATPPRKPDEQSALNRILHETATNVIDVGALGPYALEASAYNERVRTYTARAAAAPPPPPRAPRLLADLPPALRTAALSSPPPHTLDRDLITNAVKKAAAAISELRVEHHEDLVVPFRVP; from the exons ATG GAGAACGTAGTGAACGAGCGGACGCATCTCCTCGAGGTGGCGGAGCAGCAGCAAGAGAGCCCTTCGCCCGTCGCATGCGCTGCCACCCCGCCGCGCAAGCCCGACGAGCAGAGCGCGCTCAACAGGATCCTGCATGAGACTGCCAC TAATGTGATAGATGTGGGTGCGTTAGGGCCGTACGCGCTGGAGGCGAGCGCGTACAACGAGCGCGTGCGCACATACACCGCGCGCGCGGCCGCCGCCCCGCCGCCTCCGCCGCGTGCGCCGCGCCTGCTGGCAGACCTGCCGCCCGCACTGCGCACCGCCGCGCTCTCCTCCCCGCCACCGCACACACTGGACAGGGACCTG ATAACGAATGCAGTAAAGAAAGCAGCGGCCGCTATATCTGAGTTGAGAGTGGAACATCACGAGGATCTGGTGGTGCCCTTCAGGGTGCCCTAG
- the LOC106713878 gene encoding uncharacterized protein LOC106713878, which translates to MSVFDGEIEFKSVYMNDFVKKEKPKSPRRKAVDDDCLIVGLGRDALKPRDKPRKSPDLLCPLKHEYYKEAITRFSEDYPKLAKQHMTKDIDPVPIENDLQDLNRTEYLVKYCSRELPFMSVNLARRARALQTLRLPDDVEIPDTSQRGSYRHPAPEKYAEHPSKMSMKPKFDDSLTKELRRILRVTTGDTTYDVCHGLLAKVVLDKNPFGPPREEPKYGRWKTPYTYTYYV; encoded by the exons atGTCGGTGTTTGACGGCGAAATAGAATTCAAATCTGTTTATATGAATGATTTTGTCAAAAAGGAAAAACC GAAAAGCCCACGTCGAAAGGCAGTGGATGACGACTGTCTAATCGTGGGCCTGGGCCGCGACGCTCTCAAGCCCAGAGACAAGCCGCGCAAGAGCCCAGATCTGCTTTGCCCACTCAAACATGAATACTACAAAGAGGCTATTACTAGG ttttcagAAGACTATCCGAAATTAGCTAAACAACATATGACCAAAGATATAGATCCAGTACCCATTGAAAACGACTTACAAGATCTTAACAGGACGGAATATCTTGTCAAATATTGTTCCAGAG AGTTGCCCTTCATGTCTGTGAACCTGGCGCGTCGGGCGCGTGCGCTGCAAACGCTGCGGCTGCCCGACGATGTGGAGATACCCGACACAAGCCAGCGCGGCAGCTACCGCCACCCCGCGCCGGAGAAGTACGCAGAACATCCTTCCAAGATGTCCATGAAACCTAAATTTGATGACTCGCTGACAA AGGAACTACGTCGCATCTTGCGTGTAACGACAGGAGATACGACATACGACGTGTGTCACGGCTTGCTAGCCAAAGTGGTGCTTGATAAGAACCCTTTCGGGCCTCCGCGGGAGGAGCCGAAGTACGGCAGATGGAAGACACCGTATACTTACACCTATTATGTGTAA
- the LOC106713882 gene encoding uncharacterized protein LOC106713882 encodes MDHYLTTYRKDYLWPDLPKAPGAEQHGGIAEIPKLSGEEMAFYQACMQQTRPPDCRCPQYSGGEMPQLPPGKEGGWSRIEIMGPLLDPKLYPARVAAAPETPTSRYNQPNAFLDKLQSKYPMLYSILQNEASPELKQRIDRDRNKTTYHVDYCESGPGAKFDNLQRAADESGSGPCSQPMRLPGDPCRVAPKIRMTTPKTISKQAGGGPDPRAKCETTSLVPPLGKTEYQDNVSKLGGIIMRDKLHRK; translated from the exons atgGACCATTACCTTACAACGTACAGAAAGGACTATCTTTGGCCCGATCTGCCCAAAGCACCGGGGGCGGAGCAACATGGCGGGATCGCTGA AATACCTAAGCTTTCTGGTGAGGAGATGGCGTTCTACCAAGCGTGCATGCAGCAGACGCGGCCGCCCGACTGCCGCTGCCCGCAGTACTCGGGCGGGGAGATGCCGCAGCTGCCACCCGGCAAGGAAGGAGGGTGGAGCAGAATAGAG attatGGGACCATTATTAGATCCAAAGTTGTATCCCGCTCGTGTTGCTGCCGCCCCGGAAACACCTACGTCAAGATATAATCAACCCAATGCATTCCTAGATAAG CTGCAATCGAAGTACCCGATGTTGTACAGCATCCTACAGAACGAAGCCTCCCCGGAGCTCAAGCAAAGGATCGACCGCGACAGGAACAAGACCACGTACCATGTCGATTATTGTGAGAGTG GTCCAGGAGCGAAGTTCGATAACCTGCAACGCGCGGCTGACGAGAGTGGGTCGGGCCCGTGCTCGCAGCCGATGCGTCTGCCGGGAGACCCGTGCCGCGTCGCACCTAAGATACGTATGACTACGCCGAAGACTATCTCCAAGCAGGCAGGAGGCGGTCCGGACCCGCGCGCTAAGTGCG AGACGACATCTCTGGTGCCACCGCTGGGCAAGACTGAATACCAAGACAATGTATCTAAGCTGGGAGGTATCATCATGCGCGACAAGCTGCACAGGAAGTAG